The Sphingopyxis sp. CCNWLW2 genome contains the following window.
CCGACGCCTCGGCAAAAGCGATTCCCGCATCGCTCGCGCCCTTCGGCACGGGCTATCCGGCGGCTGGCGATGCGTGCCGCCGGCTCGGCGAAAGTCCGGCGACCTCGAACTGGCTCGACGACAGCGCGGTGCTGGCCGGTTGCCCCGACGATGCGTCGGCGAAAGCGCTGGGCGGGACGATCGTCGCCACGTTCGAGGGGGTCCGCATCGTGTCGGTCCCGATGCCGACCGCCCGGCCTGCGCCGGCTGCGGATGAGGGGGACGACGCGCTGGTTTCGGGCACCGACTATAATGCGACCGCGGAGATCCCCTGTTCGGCCGACGGTAGTACGCCGACCGGGAGCTGCAAGGCGGGCGTAAAGCGGAATCGCGGTGACGATGCGACCACCTTTGTCGAGATCACCAAAACCGACGGAATGCCGCGGACCATCTTCTTCAAGGATGGCAAGGCGTTCGGCGCCGACAGCGCGCAGGCCGACGGATCGGCGGCGTATGATTTCAAGGCGACGCGAAGCGGGGACAACACGAACATCAGCTTTGGGCCCGAACGCTATGTCGTGCCCGACGCGCTGGTCGTCGGTGGCTGAACGGGAAAATCGATCAGGCTAAGCGGGACGCTGCGCTGGCATTTGTTGCGAGCGATTCTTAACTTGGCCGGCATCGTCCCAGCGGAGATGGTGCCATGCCGACCGACCTGATCAAGACCTTCACCTATCTCACGATCCACCTGACGATCGGGTTCAGCGTCGCCTATGTGATGACCGGATCGGTCGCGCTGGCGGGCGGGATTGCGATCATCGAGCCCTGTATCAATGCTGTCGCATTCTTCTTCCATGAAAAGGCGTGGAAGCGCATGGGCGCGCGGCGTAAGCTGCTGCCCGCCTGAGGCGCGAGTCCCGGGCCGCCTTTCCGCTGACGCCCCAACCCCACCAAGGAGATGAGACCATGACCGTCAATCGCGCATCCGCCCGCTACGAAGGCTTCGGCAAGGAAGGCAAGGGATCGATCACGACCAAATCGGGGGTGCTCGACAAACAGCCCTATGGTTTCGGGACGCGCTTCGAGGGCCAGCCGGGGACCAATCCCGAGGAGTTGATCGCCGCGGCGCACGCGGCGTGCTTCACGATGGCGCTGTCGTTCGGTCTCGCGCGCGCGGGCTATTCGGGCGACACGCTGGAGACGAGCGCGGCGGTGACGCTGGAGCAGCAGGACGGCGGCTTTACGATCACCAAATCGGCGCTGACGCTGACCGGCAAGGTGCCGGGGATCGGCGCCGACGAATTCGCGAAGATCGCCGAGGAGGCCGAGAAGAATTGCCCGGTGTCGAAGCTGCTCAACTGTGAAATCACATTGGAGCACAGCCTCGACGCCTAGGCGGCACGGCGCAGCGGTGCGGGCAGTTCGTCGGCCATGAAGCCGAAACTGCCTTGCGCCGGGGGCTCCAATGTCCAGCTGTGCAGCACGCGATGGCGGCGGTGGCCGATATGGCTTTCGATGAGCACGAGGCCCTGCGGCGCCCATTTCCATGCGATCGGGACGGGGTCGAATTCGCATGTCCCATAACCGAGCGTGATGTGCGGGCGGAGGCCGGATTTGCGATGCATCGGCTCGATGTCTTGCGCCGCGAGGCGCGCGACGATCGTGTCATAGGTCTGGCGGATCGCGGCGATGCTGCCGGCCGTGATCAGTTCGGCGCCGACGCCGCGCGACACGATGCGCCCGAAGGGAATCGAGGCTGCGGCCGGAAGGCCGGCGTCGAACGCCTTGGCGACCTGGCCGCGCAGGAAGGGTTGCGGCTCAATCGTCTCGGCGATCGTGCAGAGCGTCAGATGGTAAAGCTGGGGCTTCAGCCCCGCGAACAGATCGCCCGAAACGGGCGGCAATTGGCGCGCGAGCCAACCGGCGCGGTCGGCACTTACCTGAAAACCCAGGAAATAGCGGAACATCGGGTCCATCGTCCATTCCTCCGAATCGGATCAATGTTCCTATTATGTTCTCATCGAGAGTGAGAGTCGAATCCTTCTCGCTATTCGCTCTCGATCGCCATCCGCGTCACATGGATATAGACCGCCTGCCAGCTGTCCCCGTGGCGCTTGAAAATATCGGTGAAGCGGATCCGGACGCGGAAGGGTTTGCCCGCCGAGCGGCCCGACAGGATCGTCTCGGCGCTCGCGAGACCCGCATCCTCGCCGAGCGGCAGGATGACGCGATCGCTGAGCGTGACGGGGTCGTAATCGTCGTCGGCGCCGGTCCAGCCGTCGATGAAAAACGCCTTTCCATACCGTTTCCCGCTTCCGTCGATAAAGACGAGGTCGTCGGCGACCATGCGACCCAGCGCGGCGCGATCCTGCGCGACCTGTGCCGCGTCGAAGGCGTCGGCGAAGGCGCGGAGGTCGGCGACCTCGCTGGCGGGCGCGTCGGCGGCAACGGCGGGGACCGCCATGCCGAAAGCCAGTCCCGCCGCCATCATTCCGCGCATAGAGGCCCTCCCATTGCCATGCCGCCCGGTTATTGCGCCGGACGGCAGTCCTTCAGCCAGATGACGTGCTTATATTCGTCGAAATCCTCGACAGTGCCGGTCAGCTTGATGCTCTTGTTCGGCTTGAGTTGGAGCGAAAAAGCTGCTTGTCCCGGTGCCATATAGCAGACGATGTCGGTCTTGAACGGCGCCTGGTTCGGCAGCCGGATCGCCTGTTCATAAGGCTGGGGGATTTTGTAGCCGACGCGGAAATCCTTGCCGTCCTTCGTGACATAGTCGACGAGGCCGTCGATCGTGAACTGTTTGCCCTTGTAGCGGGTGAGGATGCCCGCGGCGTTGCGCTCAGTGTCTTTCGACACCTGTTGCGAGAAGCCCAGCGAACTGATCTTGACCGGCGCCGCGGCGACGGTGGTCGCGGTGGCACCCTTCTTCGCAGCGGCAGCGCCGGCCTTGCCGCCCTTGATCTGATTGAGGATGCCGCACATTTCAGCCTTCGCCGCATCGCTGCCGACCGACTGGCCCGCGCGCAATTTCGCCTCCATCACCACCGTTCCGATTCCGCCCGTCTGCGTCGCGGTGATCTGGATCGGAAAGGCGCGCACGGTCCCCGTCATCGGTTGTTCGATCAGCATCGATCCATATTCGGCCTCGTCGGCCATGATGTCATAGCCTTTGGCGGCGACGAGCCCGCGCATCTGGCCGATCGCGACCGCGGGGGGCAGGTCGGCAACGGTCACCGCGGCGGTGAAGCGCAGCGCGGTGATCGGATTGCCCTTTTTGACGAAGGCTTCCTCGCAGGTCGCGGCGTTGGCGGTGCCGGCGGAGAAGAAGATCGCGGCCGGCACGAACGCGGCGGCGAGGCGGGAATAAGTCGTGGTGCGCATTGGGGGGCTCCCTGAGATGTTTATGTTATGCGACTTATGTTGTGGGATGCGTCTGCCGCAGTCCGTTGCCGCCTGCAATGGCCAAGTTACCAATATGATGGCGATTTAGAAGGTCGGCGGGTTTCTTCGCCGACCCGCTTGACCTCAACCGGACTTCAGCTTTCATAACCCCGGACAGTTGATTCGCGAACGGAGCCTTGTTCATGCTGCACTATCCCGCTGCCACGCCTGCCGACCCCGTCGATGCCGATGCCGACGCGCCCGCCGCGGCCTTTCTGCCGCGTTATCTCGCGCGGATCGGCTGGACCGGGCCGGTGACGCCGACGCTCGAGGTGCTCGCTGCGCTGCAGGCCGCGCATATCGCCGCCATTCCATTTGAAGCGCTCGACGCGCTGACCGGCGCAGGAATCGACATCGGTGCCGACGCGATCGACGCCAAGCTGATCGGCCAGCGGCGTGGCGGCTATTGCTTCGAACAGAATGCGCTGTTCCTCCGCGCGCTGCTGGCGATCGGGTTCGACGCCGAGGGGCTGCTCGGCCGGGTGCGCTGGATGCTGCCCGACGATGCGCCGCCGACCCCGCGCACGCATATGGTGGTGCGGGTGAAGCTGGGCGGGCGGCCTTGGCTGGTCGACGCCGGCTTCGGCGCGGCGGTTCCGCCGCAGCCGCTGGCGATGGACAGCGAGGAGCCCCAGCCGACGCGGCACGAAAGCTATCGTGTCGTGCGGCACGGCGACGTGTGGCAGGTCGCGGCGTTGATCGAGGGCGAATGGCGGACGCTGTACCGGCTCGATCACATTGCGCCGCCCGCGATCGATTATGAGCTCGGCAACTGGTATACCTCGGCGCATCCGGACTCGCATTTCCGGCATCAACTGATCGCGGCGCGGACGACCGCCGACGCGCGTTATGGCCTCCGCGACAATCGGCTGACGACGCGGCTCGTCGACGGGCGGATCGACCGGCGCTATCTGACCGCCGATGAGATCGAGCGGGCGCTGGCGGAGATTTTCCTGCTGCCGGTGCGGCCGCACTGGCGCGCGGCGATCGAGCGTGCGGCGACCGCCGAGATCGCCGGCTAGGTCTGCGCGACTTGACTCGCTGGGGCTATCGCGTTCTTTTGACGACGAAAGAAGGGAGCGCGATTCCATGGCCGAAAAAGCCCCCGTGCTGCTGTCAGGCGGCAATCCGCAGATCGCGAAGGGCTATGGCGACGCGCCGGTGCAAGCCTATATCGCGGCGATGCCGGGATGGAAGTCGAGCGTTTGGCGCCGGCTGGACAAGCTGATCGAGCGAACCGTTCCGGGAGCGGCGAAGGCGGTTAAATGGAACTCGCCGCTCTATGGCCCGCCGGGGCAGGGCGACGCGCCGACACACTGGTTCCTGAGCATCCATTGCTTCGACAAATATATCAAGGTCGCCTTCTTTCGCGGCCAGTCGCTCGATCCGGTGCCGCCGGTCGCGTCGAAGAGCGGCGACACGCGCTATTTCCATATCCATGAAGACGAGCCGGTCGACGAGGCGGCATTTTCCGCATGGGTAAAACAGGCGGCGGCGCTGCCGGGCGAGAAGATGTGAGGAGAAGGGTATGACGGCGGATCTGATCGATGCGAAGATCGCGGGGCTCGGCGACTGGCGCGGCGCCGCGCTGGCGAAGCTGCGCGCGCTGATCCATGCCGCCGATCCGGACGTCGAGGAGACGGTGAAGTGGCAGAAGCCGTCGAACCCGGCGGGCGTCCCGGTGTGGGAGCATGCGGGCATCGTCTGCACGGGCGAGACGTATAAGGACAAGGTCAAGCTGACCTTTGCCAAGGGTGCGGCGCTCGCCGACCCCAAAGGGCTGTTCAATTCGAGCCTCGACGGCAACACGCGGCGTGCGATCGACTTGTTCGAGGGTGACGCGGTCGACGAGGCGGCGTTCAAGGCACTCGTGTGCGCTGCGGTCGAGGCGAATCTCGAAAAGCCGGCGAAAGCGAAGAAGTAGCGTGAAACAGCGGCGGCAAGGGCCCGCCGCGGCATCGCGGCAATGATTGCCGGCTAGGCCGCCCAGCAGAATCCGGGTTCGCCGTCGGGCAAGGGCCAGCGGCCGTGCACGATATGGCGCGCCTCCCCGGTCACGCTTTCGACAAGCAGCATTTCCGCGGCGGTCCATTCGACCGGATCGATCGCTTCGGCGCCAAGCCCGTCGCCGCGATAGTTGATCGTGACGTGAAGCTCGGGCGGCAGGTTGAACCATTTGAAATCATGCCGGTGAAAATATTCGGCAAGCTGCCGCTGGAATTCCCATGCGGCGGCAAGCGGCGCCGAACTTCGCAGCGTCGTCGCCTTGCGGCATTCGATCCGGTCGAACCGCACCGGGAAAGCGCCGGCCCCGAAATCGTCCAGCCCGCGGATCACAAGTTCGAGGAAGCCGGCGGGGGCTTCGGCCAGATCGACGAATGCCGCGAGCGTCATATGCAGCAAATCGGCTCCGCGGCGCCGGTCGTTTCGAGGCAGGGCATCGATGCGCGCGGCGATATCGGCCGGCGGCTTGACCATCAGATAGAGGGGGCGTCGTGCGAAAATCCTGCGCGGCATGATCGGTTCCTCCTGATGTCGAATCGGCGGGGTGAGAAAGATCGTTCCTTTAGAACAAATAGAGAACAAATTCTAGTGCGCAGATCGAGGATCGGTCGCAGCTCGCCCTTGCCTAACCACGACTGAAAGGCGGCACGCTGTCGAAGATCGGTGCGGGGCGGCGTGGCTCGGTCGCGACGGGTGCCGGAGCTGGCGTGGCTTGCACAGAGAGCTGCAGCGCAGCGGCAAGCGCGAGCTTCATTTCGCCGTCGTGCGCGGACGCGGCAGCGCGGCGCCGTTCACCATCGGCGGGGCATAAGGGCGAACGGTGCCGGTAAAGATGCCCGCGGCGATCGCTGGGTCGGCGGCGAGGATCGCGTCGGCCGCGGCCTGATCGGGCGCGCGCAGCAGGACGAGACCCGAGTCGGTCCCGACCGGCCCCGCCGCCGCGATGCGACCGTCGCGGAACAGCGCCATCCAATAGTCGAAATGGGGTCGCAGTCCCTGTTCGGAAAAGGGCCGTCCGGGTTTCCACGCCCGGCCCGGTGCTAGCGCGAGTGCGAAGAGCGGCGCCGCGGCAGCCTCCGTTGCCGGAGCCGCCGTTACCGCGCCGTCGCGCTTCATGTGCCACATCGCGTTGACGATGATCCAGCGCTCGCCGAACTTGCCCATGTGGAAATAGTCGACGAACCACGGCGTTTCGACGCGCACCGCGGCGGCGTTGCCCGCGACGTCGAGGATCTTGCACGCGCGGTTCCACTCGGCACGCGGGGTCTTGAGCGCGCCGCGCTTCGTCAGATCGACCAGTTCCTCGCGGCTCATGCGTTGCAGCCCCAGCCGTTCGTCGCGCGTGTCGCCCAGCACGCGGCGCTTGGCGAGGTCGGGGTGGAGCGCGCGTTTGACGCGCTCGGCATCGCCCTCCAGCTGGCCGTCGACATAGTCGAAGCAGGTCGCCTCGATCGCCGCGAGGTCGGCGGAGGTTGCGGCGGGTGCGGGCGTTGCGGTCGCGGCGGCGAGGGTGAGCAGGGTCGTCAGCATGGCGGCTCCCAAGGTCGGTTTGTCGTCGCCAACCTAGCGCGCCCGCTGCGCCTGTCACCCTCCTTCGTGTTTGCCGACGCGGCTAGCGGCAGCGCACATTATCGCGGTCGATCGCGGTGCCGACCGCCGCGCCGCCGACCGCGCCGAGGATCGTACCGAGCGTTTCGGAGCGGCCCGGTGCGATGACATTGCCGATCACCGCGCCGGCGATGCCGCCGACGATCAGCCCGGTCGACCCGTCGTTGCGGCGGCAATAATATTTGTCGTCGCGGCCGCGATAGACGCGGTCGTTGTTCGACAGGCGGCGCTCGCGATAGCGGCGGTCGGTGCGGTAATATTGATCGGCATAATAGCCGCCGTGGCGCGGGTCGGGGCGGTCCCAGTCGTAGCGGCCATATTCGTCGTAATAGGCGCGGTCGTAATAGCCATAGCCGCCGTCGTCGTAATTCGAGGCGTAACCGTCGCCGGTGGTGGCACAGCCCGCCAGCGCGGTCGCGGCGGCGAGGGGCAGGATCATCAGCTTGTTCATCGACATCACTCCGTCAGGATTGCGTGCCGGGCCAAGCGGGCGGGGCATGCGTTGCCCCTCTGTCGGATAAACCCCTGGAAGCGGGGTGGGTTCCGCCCGTCCGTCCGCTCCGGGGCGCCCGCTAATCTGCGGCCTTCGCGCGATCGGGCGACCAGGCGAGGGGTTCGAGCGTGCGTACTGCGACCGATTCGACATATTTGCCGTCGCGCGCCGAGGTTTCCTTCTTGATCGCGATCCATTCGGGGTCGGCGAGAAAGGCCGCCCACGCGGCGTCCATCGCCCGCGCGTCGGGCCAGTCGAGCAGATAGACGAACTCGACCTTGTCTTCATGTTCGCTGCGCCAGATCGAGCGTACCGCGAAACCGTGGCGCGCCATGATGCGCAGCGCATGATCGCGGAACCGGTCGTGGAACACGCCCTCATTGGCGCGCGGGATTTCGTAGATGCGCAGCTGTTGCAGCGGCGCGGGGTCGGCGGCGAACACGACGGTGACGGGCGCAAGCGCGAGGATTGCGGCGATGGCGATGGCAGGAATGGAGGACGGCATGGCGGATTCCTTGACGGGGGAGGAGCGGGTCAGTCGATGATCGGCGCGCCCTCGGCCTGCAACTTCGCGAGATTGGTCTTCATCGCCGCGAGCACCTCGGGCGCGTGCGGGGTCCAGCTTGCCACCTCGCCGACGATGCGCAGCGGGGCGCGGCTGCGGTAGCTGCGCGTCGGATTGCCGGGGAATTTCTTGTCGGTGAGGTTGGGGTCATCGAACCAGTCGCCGGTCGGCTCGACGATATAGATGCGCTCGCGGCCGTCTCCCGCCGCGAGTTCGCAGCCCCAGATCGCCGACTCCAATGCGGCGGAGAAATAGATCCACGACATCGGCGCGGCCTGATAATTGCTGCCCCAGCCGACGCCAAGCAGGTCGCCGGTTTTGAGGTCGGCGCGGGTGCCGTGGTAGAAGGTTGCGCCCATATCGGGGCCGGTGGGGGTGGCGCCGGTCATGGCCTCAATATGCGTTGCGTTCGGTGCGGAGTGTGGCCTTACCGTCCTTCCAGTTGACCTCGGCGGCGGGCTCGTCAGTCTTTCCGGGCGCGAACAGTTCATAGACGACCGTCCCGTCCTCCTGCGTGCTTTCGATGATGCGCGCGGGGGTGAAGGCGTCGGCCGCGGCACCGGCGGCGGTGCGCACCGGGGCGGGCGCGTCGGCCCACGCGATGTCGCGCTGCATCTCGACGACGCGGAATTTTCCCGCTTCCTCGATCAGGTCGAGCTCGATCGGACTGCCGTCGGGGCGCGTCCCCTCGACATCGTAGAAAATCTTGCCGCCGCGTTCCTTGCGCTCGGTTTCGGCGATTTTCATGCCGGGCACTTTGGCAAGAACCGCATCGCGCACGCCCTGCGGCAGGTCGGCCTCGGCGACCGCGCTGATCTCGGCCGCTGGCCCATCGGCGAGCACCGATTTTTCGGGCGCCCCGCCAGATGCTTCGGTGGGCGCCTCCGCCTTGCCGCACCCCGCCATTGCGAGCATCGCGCCCGCCATCAGCCACGTCCGTCCACGCATCATGCTCTCCCGTCTCTGGTAACCGATGTCAGCCTATCGGCGGCGACCGCGCGAGTCGACCCGGCGCGGCGCGAAGCTCATTCGATATCGTCCGAGGGATCGAGCCGCACCACCCACACCGGGCGCCCGTCGGGCGACAGCGCGATGTCGTGGCTGGGGACCATGTCGGCGCCGGTCTCGATCCAGCCGCGCCCGTCGCACTTGGGACAGGGCACGCGGATCGAACGGTGGCTAACAAGGTCGATCTGGCTGTTCCACTGGCCATGCCCAGCGCAGACAGGGCAAAGCACGTCTAGATCGCCGGTGCGGTGGCGGACCGAAATGCCGTCGAGCGCGTGCGGGTCGTGCGGGCCGGAACAAGTGACGATGTTCGAGGGGTGCGACATAGGGGGAGGATATGCCCGGGGGCGGAGGTTGGCAATGCAGGGAGATTCAGGGCCGTCGCACGCGCATCACGCCCTGCCCGGCCGGAGCATCGGCGTCAGGACCGGCGATGTTCCTGCCTGGATCTCGCCGATGATTTCGAAGCCGAAGCGCTGGTACAGCGGTATGTTGCGCGGGTTCGAGCTTTCGAGATAGGCGGGGCGGCCGTCGGCGTCGATGCGCGCGATCGCCGCCTCCATCAGCGCGGTGCCGAGGCCGCGGCCGCGACACGCCGGATCGGCGGCGATCAACGGCAGATACCAGTGCGGCTCCTTGAGGTGGAATTGCTCCATCTGTTCGAAGAGCGCGTCCATTTCGCCCTTCCGGCTAGCCGGCGTCTGCTCGTCCATGATTGCGGCCATGACCGCGCCGTCGGGCTCGACGCCGGGCGGCAGCCATGTCGCGACCGCCGCGCCGCCGTCGGCGACGAACGCGCTATCATGCTCGAACGCTGCGCCGCCGAAGGCGTCGAAAAATTCAAGGCGGCGGTCGAGATAGGTCGCGGCGTCGGGCGAGGCCCAGCGCGCCATCGGGTCGCCCGAAAAGCCGAGCACCAGCGTGTGGAGCAAGCGCACTTTGTCTGCGGGTTTGCCGATACTGATCTTTGCCATGCTTGCGCTTCCTTTCCTGCCCGCGCCGCCAACTTAGTCGCGGGGTGGCGTCAGGGCCCAGCGTCCGTGCTCGATATGAGTGGTCTTGCCGACAACGCTTTCGATCAAGAATATTTCCCGGATGGTCCATTCGATCGGCGGCATTTTCTGGGCGTTCAGGCGGTCGCCGCGATAGTTGATCGTGATGTGCGGTTCGGGGGTGGTGCCGTCCATGATCGGCGCCTTTTCGCGCAGCAGATGGTTCACCAGCGCCTTCTGGAACGCCCGCGCCTCGGCGAGCGGCTCGCGCGTGCGCAGCGTCACCGCCTTGCGATTCTCGATCCGGTCGAAGCGGAGCGGGAAAGGCGGCGCGGCGAAGCCGTCGAGCGCGGCGATCGTCGCGGGCAGCCACTCGGGCGGCGCATAGTGCAGGTCGTAGAGCGAGATGAGCGTGACATGGAGGAGGTGGTTCCCGCGCGAAGGATCGTTGCGCGGCAGCGCGGCGATCTGCGCCTGCACCTCCGGCGGCGGCTTGGCCATGACGTAGAGGGGGTTCCGGGCGCGCATGGGTGGGCGTGTAGCATGGAGTGGGGGCGAGGCCGAATCGCGCTCGCTTCACGCGGCGCTTCTTCGAACAGCCGGCGGCCGTGCGGTAGGGCATTTTTATGAGGGGTTATGGGTCGCGGCGTGTGAAATACTATGTGGCGATTCTACCAAAACGGTAGCTTTCGACAGAATTCTAAGATTTCTTTTATAACCTCGTTCGCTTCGGTTTCCCCATTAGAAAATATCCCTAGCCGGAGTAGCTTGGACTGATTGCCATTTTTGGAGAGATCGGCGCTAAGATTTTCTAAGATGCCTTCTTTGACGCTTCTTCTCCAACCCCAGCACCCAACGGGAACCCATAACCACTCGCGCTTTTCTCGTATCAACGTGCGGTAAGAAACCCCGCCGATCATCTCGAATTCATCGAATAATTGAGTGAAAGGGTCATTGTATTGATCTGAACTTGAATTTGGTGAGAAGCGGTCACGCATCTGCATTTCCAGCCAATCACTCAGAGGCGTATGTCTCCTCGACCCATCAAAAAGAGGCCAAAGGCTCTCCTTATTATCGACGAGACACATCGGCATAAGGGTTGCGACTACTGGTTCATTCTCGCTCATTCCGCTGCGAAGCGGCATCGAGAAGAGGCGCCCAATCAGTTCTAAGTTGTTCGCCTTCAAGGCGCTTAAGCCAACAGCATACAAAAATAGAGTGGCTGGGTAGCGAGAAAGTTGGGACCAGAGGTTATATGTACGGCCTTGCGCCGCTGGACGTTGGCTTAACGTGTCGAGCGCTTCGCAAATTAGCTGGAATTGGTCGGGCCGGGACCATTTTCCTAGTTCTATTGCCATGGGCAGCAAGATTTCCATGCTGCTGTCATAAGTTTTTACACGAGCGACAATGGTCTGATCATTTGGTTCTGGGTCCTGCAGCGTAATGCCTGCCGCCCCCCATCGGGATCGAGCGTCAGCGACTGCGGACGTCAGAAGATCGTGTAGCTTGATTCGATAGCGATCCTCCGGAAGGTAACGTTTTAGAGACGCCAAGGCTGACTGAATGGAGAGTGGATGAGGTCGGTCGAATTCTCTGAGCGAAGCCAGTTTTTCGGACAAGCCGGAGAAGACTGTATCCGCGTCGGCTATTTGGACCGGGACGATTCCTCGATCTGACACAATCTTGGCGGCGTCACCATTTAGGTCGCCACGGGACATCCAATAACTTGAAAAACGCCTGGAAGGCGTACGTGATATGGCGCTTCGCAAAGCAGGGTCCCAAGCGCCAGACCATCCACAGAAAATTATCCCAAACTCATCGAAGACTCTGTCGAGGAGTTGATCCATTTCCGGAGGATAATGCGATAGCTCGTTTTCCGTGTTCATGATCCGGGTATCGAGATAGTCGCCGTGAATTTTTATTATGCAGTGCTTTTGATGAACAAGTGGCAGCATTCCTTGAGCTTGATCGGCATTTGCGACGACAACTGGCACTATTCCTCTGGCCTCTAGAGCTTGCTCTAGAAGGCGGTCAAAATTCGTGGTCATAATTACTCGAATGTAGCCTTCTGCCATTAAATCGGCGATTGCATTGTGCGCGGCAGTGGGCTTCTTTAACCCTTCTTCACGCTCATCGTCGGTTGGCTCAAAAAATGGCCTAAGATACTGCTGTCTTTCAGTATTCGATTTGCAAAGTTGATCGAGAAGTTCTGAGTAATCTGGCTCTTTTTGATAGGTTTCGCGATACCATTGATCGGCCGCGTCTCCCGCCTCTGCCGAAGAGGATATCGCTACCTTGCGAACCATTTCTAGCGTGATTTCCCAGCCGGTTGGGATTCCGGCTGGGCGTGAAACACCAGAACCGATTAATAATGCATACGCGCCTCTATTCGATTGAAGGCTAAAGGCGAGGGATATGAGCGGGTCGATCATCTGATCGACTATTATACCCTAATCCCCAAAATGGAATTGACTATAGGCCGTCAGATAGAGCGCCCTTAGTCATGCTCGCGCCCACCCGCGCCCATATACAGCTCGCGCCCGGTTTCCTCATATACCTCGCTCATTTTCGCCATGCCCTTCTCCGCCTCTTCGGCGGCGATGAAGCCGGCGCTGTCCTGATTTTGCAGCTTCGCGAAGTCGCGGACTTCCTGGCTGATCTTCATCGAGCAGAATTTCGGGCCGCACATGCTGCAGAAATGCGCCGACTTGGCGCCCTCGGCGGGGAGCGTCTGGTCGTGGTATTGCTCGGCGGTGTCGGGGTCGAGCGACAGGTTGAACTGGTCGCGCCAGCGGAATTCGAAGCGCGCTTTCGATAGCGCGTCGTCGCGGACCTGCGCGGCGGGGTGGCCCTTGGCGAGGTCGGCGGCGTGGGCGGCGAGCTTGTAGGTGACGACGCCGACCTTCACATCGTCGCGGTCGGGCAGGCCGAGATGCTCCTTGGGCGTGACGTAGCAAAGCATCGCGGTGCCGTACCAGCCGATCTGCGCGGCGCCGATGCCGCTGGTGATATGATCGTACCCCGGCGCGATGTCGGTGGTGAGCGGTCCGAGCGTGTAGAAGGGCGCCTCGCCGCAGGCTTCGAGCTGCTTTTCCATATTCTCCTTGATCTTGTGCATCGGGACGTGGCCCGGGCCCTCGATCATCACCTGCACATCCTGCGCCCACGCGCGCTTGGTGAGCTCGCCGAGCGTGTAGAGCTCGGCGAACTGCGCCTCGTCATTCGCGTCATAGATGCTGCCGGGGCGGAGGCCGTCGCCGAGGCTGTAGGCGACGTCATAGGCCTTCATGATCTCGGTAATCTCGTCGAAGCGTTCGTAGAGGAAGCTTTCCTTGTGATGCGCGAGGCACCATTTCGCCATGATGCTGCCGCCGCGCGAGACGATGCCGGTCATGCGCTTGGCCGCGAGCGGCACGTAGGGCAGGCGGACCCCGGCGTGGATGGTGA
Protein-coding sequences here:
- a CDS encoding SIR2 family protein encodes the protein MIDPLISLAFSLQSNRGAYALLIGSGVSRPAGIPTGWEITLEMVRKVAISSSAEAGDAADQWYRETYQKEPDYSELLDQLCKSNTERQQYLRPFFEPTDDEREEGLKKPTAAHNAIADLMAEGYIRVIMTTNFDRLLEQALEARGIVPVVVANADQAQGMLPLVHQKHCIIKIHGDYLDTRIMNTENELSHYPPEMDQLLDRVFDEFGIIFCGWSGAWDPALRSAISRTPSRRFSSYWMSRGDLNGDAAKIVSDRGIVPVQIADADTVFSGLSEKLASLREFDRPHPLSIQSALASLKRYLPEDRYRIKLHDLLTSAVADARSRWGAAGITLQDPEPNDQTIVARVKTYDSSMEILLPMAIELGKWSRPDQFQLICEALDTLSQRPAAQGRTYNLWSQLSRYPATLFLYAVGLSALKANNLELIGRLFSMPLRSGMSENEPVVATLMPMCLVDNKESLWPLFDGSRRHTPLSDWLEMQMRDRFSPNSSSDQYNDPFTQLFDEFEMIGGVSYRTLIREKREWLWVPVGCWGWRRSVKEGILENLSADLSKNGNQSKLLRLGIFSNGETEANEVIKEILEFCRKLPFW
- the thiC gene encoding phosphomethylpyrimidine synthase ThiC, with translation MADIDSRLDKRDATPIGVTTGPIRGSRKIHVATQTGSGIRVAMREIDLDPHSGEPPVRVYDTSGPYTDANATIDINAGLPELRADWIRGRGDVEEVTQREVRPEDNGQLGPDRSGGVPAFPNVRRKVLRAKPGQNVSQMHYARRGIITPEMEYVAERENLGRARLAEYKRDGQDWGASIPDYVTPEFVRDEVARGRAIIPSNINHPESEPMAIGRNFLVKINANIGNSAVASDVASEVDKMVWSIRWGADTVMDLSTGRNIHDTREWIIRNSPVPIGTVPIYQALEKVGGVAEDLTWEIFADTLIEQAEQGVDYFTIHAGVRLPYVPLAAKRMTGIVSRGGSIMAKWCLAHHKESFLYERFDEITEIMKAYDVAYSLGDGLRPGSIYDANDEAQFAELYTLGELTKRAWAQDVQVMIEGPGHVPMHKIKENMEKQLEACGEAPFYTLGPLTTDIAPGYDHITSGIGAAQIGWYGTAMLCYVTPKEHLGLPDRDDVKVGVVTYKLAAHAADLAKGHPAAQVRDDALSKARFEFRWRDQFNLSLDPDTAEQYHDQTLPAEGAKSAHFCSMCGPKFCSMKISQEVRDFAKLQNQDSAGFIAAEEAEKGMAKMSEVYEETGRELYMGAGGREHD
- a CDS encoding GNAT family N-acetyltransferase, with the protein product MAKISIGKPADKVRLLHTLVLGFSGDPMARWASPDAATYLDRRLEFFDAFGGAAFEHDSAFVADGGAAVATWLPPGVEPDGAVMAAIMDEQTPASRKGEMDALFEQMEQFHLKEPHWYLPLIAADPACRGRGLGTALMEAAIARIDADGRPAYLESSNPRNIPLYQRFGFEIIGEIQAGTSPVLTPMLRPGRA
- a CDS encoding 2'-5' RNA ligase family protein, which produces MRARNPLYVMAKPPPEVQAQIAALPRNDPSRGNHLLHVTLISLYDLHYAPPEWLPATIAALDGFAAPPFPLRFDRIENRKAVTLRTREPLAEARAFQKALVNHLLREKAPIMDGTTPEPHITINYRGDRLNAQKMPPIEWTIREIFLIESVVGKTTHIEHGRWALTPPRD